From a region of the Acanthochromis polyacanthus isolate Apoly-LR-REF ecotype Palm Island chromosome 3, KAUST_Apoly_ChrSc, whole genome shotgun sequence genome:
- the cusr gene encoding uncharacterized protein cusr gives MCLRAAALLLFLLDSISCVQFLAPFNMGGVTGQVQFDSVNQTATVNVSGAGSCASVNFSLRVFPVMYGHFAQPCSEANIGSSIFNFTADPSSNSTINVSRLFENRTNLDDFSLSLQTCNGTTVCAVVSQGQTLLTRQARFTRPIAGNIYIRVNGENANPRLLADLMIIGQVNASQTNITLHASTSSAASCDALLGSLDTSALTNLGVVNVGTPLQLQKSRLDLRSFNTMYSFLLLRMGSSYKCAQIYTVREKQVSAILNMRGIRGYVSFRQASPFDVTELRVNLTNLQSRVGPYHVHKFPVPLVGTNSSSLCSNDNVGGHWNPFGLNTSDPTYPAGPGSTHDRYEVGDLSAKHMSLAGLNASEMVFTDFSLPLFGQNSIVGRSVVIHLTDGARYVCASIGYPGEVTVGRAIFRSPVVGQIWFTQLVSNPLSDVSIFMNLAYGNPTMTPTRNHNWHVHVYPISSERDDDENRCSSTGGHWNPFNVSTEDDSYALHCGPSAPLSCEVGDLTGKHRPIDLGNNTRGVEAKYFFTDVSSWVPESGIIGRSVVIHQANRGGPRIACANVTMVRVPKARLGSWLGPEMSDGQIYFSQAVPQGPTTINVSLTNLRSIAGGYHVHILPLRPGSVEPCSDANIQGHYNPLRWNISNSPAPGNGTVDQYEIGDISGKFRLLTNQNNFEANYMDPTMPLTGQYSIMGRSIVVHYANGSRMRCANITAERNADGQFIMARAVFNGTVNGTVTLYQQTYPDGSSTDTTVEVDLRLSARNNVTEASLFITNNRTGSNTRQCNSVGRTFNPFNITLMSSSCSANSPLSCGVGEISLRHGNVSLTERQVYTDSNIQLSGDYTAVFRSLLLKNGDSIIGCADILPESPSADQTFPRMANFTRSDFRRRVADVLQVEIARVTILPGSPQLVEGRTCQTVNFMVSGNVSTELLASVKTSELMGVFRESDSCTRNAGLPLVPGSFLLSLMFAAACLLPSTTYL, from the exons ATGTGCCTTCGAGCAGCTgccctgctgctttttctgcTAG ATTCCATCTCCTGTGTTCAGTTTCTGGCACCTTTCAACATGGGAGGAGTCACAGGGCAGGTGCAGTTTGACTCAGTAAACCAGACTGCCACCGTCAATGTGTCTGGCGCCGGTTCCTGTGCTTCAGTTAACTTTTCCCTCAGAGTGTTCCCTGTCATGTATGGCCACTTTGCTCAACCCTGTTCTGAAGCAAATATTGGCTCCAGCATTTTCAACTTCACAGCTGACCCCTCCTCAAACTCCACCATCAATGTGTCACGCCTCTTcgaaaacagaacaaacttgGATGACTTCTCGCTGTCTTTGCAGACGTGCAATGGCACTACCGTGTGCGCGGTTGTAAGTCAAGGTCAAACGCTCTTGACTCGTCAGGCCAGGTTCACCAGGCCTATCGCGGGTAATATTTATATTCGTGTAAACGGAGAAAACGCCAACCCCAGACTCCTTGCAGACCTAATGATAATCGGTCAGGTCAATGCCTCACAAACTAATATCACTCTCCATGCATCTACAAGTAGTGCTGCAAGCTGTGACGCTCTACTCGGAAGCTTAGATACTTCAGCTTTGACCAATCTGGGAGTTGTAAATGTTGGAACCCCTTTGCAACTTCAGAAATCACGTCTGGACCTCAGAAGCTTCAACACCATGTATAGCTTTCTTCTCCTCCGCATGGGGTCAAGTTACAAGTGTGCTCAGATATACACTGTGAGAGAGAAACAGGTGAGCGCCATCTTGAATATGAGAGGGATCAGGGGATACGTGAGCTTTCGTCAGGCTTCCCCATTTGATGTGACGGAGTTGAGAGTGAACCTAACCAACCTACAGAGCAGAGTTGGCCCCTACCATGTCCACAAATTCCCTGTCCCTTTAGTCGGAACAAATTCATCAAGCCTATGTTCAAACGACAACGTGGGTGGGCACTGGAATCCATTTGGTCTCAACACAAGTGACCCAACATATCCAGCAGgacctgggtcaacacatgacaGATACGAGGTGGGGGACCTCAGTGCCAAGCATATGTCCTTAGCAGGTCTAAATGCATCTGAAATGGTGTTCACAGACTTCAGCCTCCCTctgtttggacagaacagcatcGTTGGTCGCTCAGTTGTGATTCACCTAACCGATGGTGCCAGGTATGTTTGCGCCAGCATTGGCTATCCCGGTGAAGTGACAGTCGGCAGAGCCATATTTCGGAGCCCTGTGGTTGGTCAGATATGGTTCACTCAGCTGGTGAGCAACCCTCTGTCTGATGTATCCATCTTTATGAATCTCGCCTATGGAAACCCCACAATGACGCCAACCAGAAACCACAATTGGCATGTTCACGTCTATCCCATTAGCTCAGAGAGAGATGATGATGAAAACCGCTGCAGCTCAACAGGAGGTCACTGGAACCCCTTTAACGTCAGCACAGAAGACGACAGCTATGCCCTCCACTGTGGCCCATCTGCTCCCTTGTCCTGTGAAGTGGGAGACCTCACCGGCAAACACAGACCCATTGATCTTGGCAACAACACAAGAGGAGTGGAAGCAAAATACTTCTTCACTGATGTCTCTTCTTGGGTCCCTGAGTCAGGCATCATTGGTCGTTCTGTGGTCATCCATCAGGCAAATAGAGGAGGGCCAAGGATTGCTTGTGCCAATGTTACAATGGTGCGAGTCCCCAAAGCTAGATTGGGCAGCTGGCTTGGCCCAGAAATGTCCGACGGCCAGATTTACTTCTCTCAGGCCGTCCCACAAGGCCCCACGACCATAAACGTATCCCTGACGAACCTGCGTTCCATAGCTGGAGGCTACCATGTTCACATATTGCCCCTCAGACCTGGCAGTGTAGAGCCCTGCTCAGATGCAAACATCCAGGGCCACTACAACCCACTGAGATGGAACATATCAAACTCCCCTGCACCTGGAAACGGCACTGTGGACCAATATGAGATTGGAGACATTAGTGGGAAGTTTAGGTTGCTGACTAACCAGAACAACTTTGAGGCTAATTACATGGACCCTACCATGCCACTGACTGGACAGTACAGCATAATGGGAAGGTCAATAGTCGTTCACTACGCTAACGGATCAAG AATGAGGTGTGCAAACATCACAGCTGAAAGAAATGCAGACGGACAATTCATTATGGCCAGGGCTGTTTTCAACGGCACAGTGAATGGAACAGTCACACTG TACCAACAGACGTATCCTGATGGAAGCAGCACTGATACTACAGTGGAGGTGGACCTTCGATTATCTGCACGTAACAAT GTAACTGAGGCCTCCTTGTTCATCACAAACAACCGTACAGGGAGCAACACCCGCCAGTGTAACAGTGTGGGACGCACATTCAATCCTTTCAACATCACTTTAATG AGCTCCAGCTGCTCGGCAAACAGTCCGCTGAGCTGTGGGGTGGGGGAGATATCTCTAAGACATGGCAATGTCAGTCTGACTGAGAGACAGGTCTACACTGACAGCAACATTCAGCTCTCTGGAGACTACACGG cgGTCTTCAgatctctgctgctgaagaacGGAGACAGCATTATCGGTTGTGCTGATATCCTCCCAGAATCCCCATCAGCAGACCAGACCTTTCCCCGTATGGCTAACTTCACCCG CTCTGACTTCCGCAGGAGGGTTGCAGATGTCCTGCAGGTGGAAATAGCCAGAGTCACCATCTTGCCTGGTTCCCCGCAGCTTGTGGAAGGAAGAACCTGCCAAACAGTCAACTTCATGGTGTCAg GAAACGTCAGCACAGAACTGTTGGCGTCAGTCAAAACCAGCGAGCTGATGGGAGTCTTCAGAGAGTCTGATTCATGTACAA GAAATGCAGGTCTGCCTCTGGTGCCAGGAAGTTTTCTTCTCAGCTTGATGTTTGCTGCCGCCTGCCTGCTGCCATCTACAACTTATTTATAG